GCATTTGCTCAGAaagggattacagtgatccctcgagtttcgcaatctcgagtattgcgaaacgctatatcgcgagttttcaacccggaagtaaacaacaccatctgcgcatgcgtgcctttttttctatggccacgcatgtgtagatggtggagtttcccgccgggcagataagctgctgggcggcttcgctgggtcttccccctcttgccccagtaagaccccagcggcagcgcgagcaacggcgtgggcgggcgggcggcacgcgcggggacaccccagctccgcttcccagctgggaagcggccccagcaacggcgtgggcgggcgggtggtgcgcgcgcacttggggaaaccccagctccgcttcccagctgggaagccgccccagcaacgcgcgcgcgcttggggacatcccagctctgcttcccagctgggaagcggccccagcaatggggtgggcgggtgggcagtgcgcacgcgcttggggaaaccccagctccgcttcccagctgggaagcggccccagcaacggggtgggcgggcgggcagtgcgcgcgcgcttggggaaaccccagctccgcttcccagctgggaagcggccccagcaacggcgtgggcgggcgggcagcacgtGCGCGGGGAAaacccaggcgcgagcaacggggtgggcgggcgaagggcgggcggcggtggaagtaaaaacaccatctgcgcatgcgcagatggtgtttttacttccgcaccgctacttcgcgaaaaatcgatcatcgcgaggggtcctggaacggaaccctcgcgatgatcgagggaccactgtacatgcaaacctgaaaataaaaaaaacaccttaataTCTGTTGCTCATTCAATGTCAAATATACcatgaatgaaatactgtatcttGAAAAAGATTAAAGATGTTGAAGCTTGTTTCTATGATACAAATATTGAAAGTGAACATTGCAAATTAAgagtacattttaaaatgtttcttcctTTCTCATGAGGTCAAACAATCTACACTTTGCTACTGTACTAAGAGGTGGACCAAACCATAGTTAGCAGATACAACCAGTTTGTCAGAAGCAAAATGCCACTGACTTTAAATTGTTGCTCTACTTAAAACAATCCAAGGATGTACCCCAAAGATATGCAAGTGAGAGCTatttaggtgtgtgtgtgttgaaggttgactcagccttccatccttttgaggtgggtaaaatgatgacccagattgttgggggcaatatgctgactctatagagggtgtaaagcactgtgaagcagtatataagcttAAATATTATCACTATTATCTTCCTCTGTTCCTACATATACTTTCTCTCCTTGGGCTGTTCATGATCTTGTTTAGAAAATTTGTAATGTACCACATAAGTAAAcattttagtatttagtatttctGAAATGTCCCATTGtgcactgtgtgtgtatgtatgtatgtgtgtatattagCATcaatgatgatgttcatccaccATATTCAAAGAAGACCTTGACACCTAATAGGTTGTAGGCTGTAcacgatgtgtccgcaggtggttggtaaggcctatacgggcacaaaatgttctgccacatgttgggcagacatatgTGGGCACCATTgccacagcatttgcagctctggctttgcagagtgcttgcttctcttctgccaTGATTGTTCTTCTggtctcagatgtctggcagccttggtggatcagcatgcgccatgttggtgaATCttctgccagggtttcccaggaggtggtgttgatattaagggacttgaaggaggctttcaacgtgtctttgtatcacttcctttgtcccccatgacaggtccccccccccccggtgttgGGATCACACTCAAAGTGTTGTGATCACCCATCAAAAAGAAGGAATTCAAAACCAAACCATACGAAaaactggagggggggaggagttttCCCTATCCAAAattcaatttattcatttataaatagTCCTTATTTTACATAGCAAAGGGGAAATTTGCTAAGACAAGAACCAAAACCTTGATGGTAACatttgaattcttttttaaaaaagtttcagaCGCATGCCAAAAACAATGTAAGAACcagtttcattttttatttttctctcaaatGTGATTATACACATTCATGTGTCTACTAAAATTCTGCACTGTTACATTAAAAGATACAGTACGGTAACATTCGATTTGAGGTACTTTATAAACGTCCTTCATAAATAATGCCATCAGTTTCTATAAGACAAGCACTGTTCCAAACGCAACTGGATCCAATCGTGCCTGAAATAACGGAGTTTaaatttttcatttttagaaaataaaaacaacagtGTGATAGATACTGTAGAAATTAGAATTATTAGTTTAAATTATATGTAGATCACCTCAAAATATATTACACTAGAAATCCAGTAATAACTTTCTTTCCCTGTTTAGTTCAGCTCTGCAAGATGACGTTCAAAATAATTTCAATGTTGtctatatttttttctccatctcTGGCTCTTTATTGATAAATATATTGGATGGCTCCAGAAGACTAAagcaatatacaggtagtccatgatttacaaccatttgattaataattattttaaagttacaacagcactgaaaaaagtgacttttaatCGGTCCTGGTCCTTGTGACTGTGGTAGCAtccctgcagtcacatgaccagaattcaggcacttggcaaccagcatctTTTTAAgtgtgtcccaagatcatgtgaacCCCAATTGTGGCCTTACCGGGgacttcccacaagcaaaatcaatggggcgggggagccaaattcatttaatggTTTTGcaattcacttaataatcatgaTTCGCTTAACCATCATGGCAAATGAGATCATATATTTGGCATGGCTCACCTAAGAACTACATTGCTTAAGGACAGAAATCCCAGCCCCAATAGtaattgtaagttgaagactacctgtattataaaCACATTTATTTAGGATATGAACTTTCTATTAAGGGGCAAAGCCCTAAATTGGGGAAATTCTGTAAACCTGCTGAGTACAGTCTGATGCTGCAAATCTTCTCACTCTGTCCACTATCTACATTAAGGTAACATAGTTTGAGTTTACTGAATCCAAATGAGCTTAGATACTAAGAGTAGAGGGTCAAAATTAATATCCCTGGTCCACTGCTGCCAGCAAAACATCAGATGATGAAAACATAAAAAGGACCATCCAGTtcaatataaataaattttaaaaaacccttctctAGTTCAGAAATGTATTCTGCATTCAGAAGAATACTAAATTGAGTGAAGTACAGGTAactatatttgttttgttttatttggcAAGGAAAATAAGCTGTTTCCAAGTTGCTCCTTGGGAGGGAACAACAGACCAAAGGCTAGATAAATACAGCTAAAGGTCATATATCACCTTCATAATAACATtgctatttaaataattgaatcGTCTTTTAAATTTCACTGTATAGCTACGGAACTAAATTTGAAAGCTTCTTCATTTGTAACATGCAAAAAAATGTTCGCTTCCATCTGCTTTTTGAGAGTTCAAGagctaatacacacacacacattctgagCTCATTCCAAGTAGCTTTTTCCTGATCAATATATTAGTACTCAGACTTTTCGTTCTAATTTGACACATACTTCAAGTAGTCATTcatcttaacagcctcccaaagGAGATCTGCTTGGCCCTATTATGCCTTGCTATTAGACTAGTAGTGAAGTCAATTTTTATTCCAAGCTTTTACAAAATACTCTTTAAAGCTGTCATCAGCTGCATCTACtaccttttgatttttttaattctgACTTTCTCAATATGCTCCTTTAGAATTTAGAAAGGCAGGTTATGTACACTGAAAATAACGAGCTAACATTAGGAGTCATTCCAGATTCAACTAAAAGGTGATATAactgcaaaaaaaacaaaaaacccaccaccacctcATACAATACACACTCTATAGCTGACTGTTTAAAGTTGCAACTCAGCACACTTACCAagaaattattcctaataaaataTCTGCCTGAACAGACATATGTAGGATTGCATACAGGGGCACTGAACAGCAGaaaaagtatatactgtataaatattTGGTGGTACAGACATGATCACATAGTACTGCAGTGATTTCTTATCCTATTCAAAGATCCTGTGGAATTCATTAATGTTTTTAGTTTTCATAGTTGCAGAGGAAAAAGTATAAATACCTTTCCAGTATTAATCCTTGAAAATAAGTCATTTCAAaacaaaaagcaacatgagaattgGAAATCAAATTCAATACATTTAAAACTCTGAACCCATCttgtttctccccccttcccaatTTGGGCTACCACAACTTAACTATCTTACTAGGAGATCTCAGGCGTAATTATTTGATTTCATTGTGAAGTGGGACATGCATGTGGCTACCATTTTTGACAGGTGGTGAGACCAGCTGGTTTCACTGGCATTGCGTTTGTGGAAAAGAGGAAACAATACATTGAAATGCAGGGAAGAACTTAAAGATAATTTAGGATCACACTATTATATGAGAACTATTTATAAAGGTAAGTTAGGTATTTGCCCATATTTATTCTGGCAAACTGCCTACTTGTAACCCattatggaaaaaaataaagtaggaAAAATTCAGTACATGGGTCCATGGCCCGAAAAAAGGAAGCTGAGCAATCTGGTGTCAGAGACAATTCATTTTTCTCTTCAGAAATGATTGTGATTGTATTAATTTGTTTCATTGTTCACAGTCCACAAATATTTACCATAAATACATATTTTCCAGAATAAAACTGAGACCTTTCAAACACCATGTGCTTCAGTGGGGTAAAGCTAAAAGTAGCAGTGTACATCTGCCATCTAGAGGCCGAAAGGGCACAGGGCAACTGATGTGACCTATGTCTGGAAACTGGATTCATTTCACCTTAAGCctgcagtgcttcccaaccttggcaacttgaagatatttgggcttcaattcccagaatttcccagccagcaaatgctggctggggaattctgtgagttgaagtccagatatctccaagttgccaaggttgggaaacactgctttaaggtaATGCCATGCAGTCTTCCTTAAATCATGTCattcatggtgtttttacttggcATATCTGAAACATGTAAAATTAAatcaggttggggggggggggataaactaAGAGAAGAGCATTTTCTCCCAAACAAATTATCCAGATGCTTTTATCTAACACTTCCTACAAGGACCTTGGTCTACCCAATTATAGCCTCAAGTTGATGTTATGATGGAAGTTAGATTGAGAGTAgcttttttcattaaaaattggGAATATGGAGCAAATTTTATGACTGGAAAGAGCTTTTACCTCTGCTTAGTCTAGTCTAAATCCAGTGCTTGAATCATACTTAAAGTTGTAAGTATGTAATCCTTTACATTTCTTTGAAAAGCAACTCCATACCTCTGAGAAATGTGAATAAGTGGGAGACCCCGGAGTAGCATTTACTCTTAAGTACAGGTTCTGTGTTGTGGGTATATTTTTAATAGGGTACTCTGCTGAGAAACTATTACTGCTAAAAGTTCTCGTGTTCCAAGTATTATTTGGGGCACCACAGATATTTAGCAAAAACAGAAATCTGGATTTCAAGTTCCAAAATGTTTTAGGACTCCCAATGGTTATGCTTGCCAAAGAATTTTGGACATTGTGATTTGAATTCAATAAGAAACCACAAATTGGGAAAAGCTGATATAGGTTGGAGCCTGGAGGCATCCGCCAGGATATTTACTGGCATGGGACAGAGGAGCACAATGATGAGAGCAGTGTTGAATCATCATGCTGAAAGCCCCACATGTTGTTACCTATACAAAAGTAGGAGGAATTGTATGCCTCAGAATTAAAGCCGCTATTCTAACAGCTAGGACAATGTTGTGCTAAGGAGCAACTATAGTGAGATGCAGTtgtacttcatttttaaaaattgcattgaaAACAGAAAACTGGGACAAATCTATTTCAGACTAATACTTAAGTTATGTTCTTGACTAAAATACATAGGGGTTGCTTTTTTGAAGCACATGatattcacctatacttttatctctctctctctctttttttttaaagctacctACCATCCTGAACCTTTTCTTGTTAGAAATGCAGATATTCCAACCAATTTAAAAAGAATCCAGAAAAGGAAAGCCTGACTGACAATTAAATAAATCTCCAAAAGCTAGATAAGAACTATTTGTCACAAATATTCCAGATTCTGCAGGGTTCCCAGTTTCGGGTTGCAAAAATCCCACTTGGCATTTTTTGTTTGCTACCGCATGGCATTTTGCAGCCCAAATTTGATAGCCTTATTGTAATCCGCACAAAACAAAGCAGTAATTTGgtagtcaaagaaaaaaaacccaagtagATTCACAAGCAATCTTAATGGTCACATTTACActttaaattaaactaaaaaaaTTAAGTATAGTTTGTTAAATAGTATCTGATAAGTTaaacaaatattattttgtaTGAGCCTGGCAAATTTCAAATCCTTTCAATAATTCTGCTTGCAACCTGTGTTAAATTAGAAATACCATGATTCCCTTTGTCACACTGGCTGGAGGTAGTGAAAACTATAGGATTATGGAGGGAATCAGATGGGGGGAAAAACCATCTAAACATTTGGGAGATGTTTCAAAATGTATAATTGATGTAAATGTATAATATTCATATTCTAACCAAACTGCATAATGTCCAGCCTACTTGTAATTCAAAAACAAAGCTTTCATATCTACTTGCTTCTACTGTTTAAATGTCCCTCTAGTTAATTTAATATGTGAAGCATTAAAATATTCAGCTTTGAGCTCTATGAGAAAAATGTCATTGTATGGTACACTGAACAAATAAATTCCATGGCAATTTCTAACAATTAAAATTCTTCAAACATCCATATTTTTACTAgttgcaaaaaaacccatgtaTCTTTAAAATAGTACTTGGACAAATAAAACTCACAAAACTCCATCATTTGCTTTTTGCTACACCTTTTCTGACACTGGAAAAAATACAGATGAAGCATGAAAGGCAGCCAGAATAATGGCTATTAAACTTGATTAAATGAAATGTATTTAATcccttgaaaagaaaaataactatCAAGAGAGATTTTGTAATAGCATAAATGCCATTATGTAATACTTCAGAATAGGCTCTCCTTGTATGAAAGGCTTTCCTTTCCCGTCCTGCATGTACTCTGGCAATAGCAGGAACTGCACTTATACATCTGGAAGGCTACCAACTAGGGAAGGCTTCCCAGAAGTAATCCTGGGCAAGCAAAAATGCATGAATGTATTTAAAACATCGACAGTTTCCTTGAAAAagagctttctttcttttaaaaaagaaaaggttaaGGTTAATTAAAAAGCAACTGTCCCCAAAGACCTTGAATTTTTGCTGTTGTCTTCCATAACCTGAACTAAATACGAAATGCCAGTGTTTGCAAAGCAATTCAGGGCAAATCAAACTTTACATATTTTCCAATCAGTTGCTATGGCCTTCAAACGATTGGCATTTGAAGACCCCCTACAGTTCCCTGCAGAAAACCTCATGGTGATGCTGCAGCTAAACCAGGCTCGATTCTAAGTTTGTCTTGCATCCAAATGGCAAAAAACTAAAGACACTTTTAATTCTGAGGTGTTCAAGAAGCCTACAGCAtgaaggaggaaaaataaataaatcataaatcaaaATGACAGGAAATAGCAGCAAAGTAGAGACCAGACAAGTTATGTCCCTTGACACAcactgcatgggggggggggggggggggatgacaacTTTCTTCACTAATAAGGCATTCCATCTGTGCTAAAGCTGAAAATCTTTAACACTTAATTTGCTAGCATTATCTTGGGGGCACGTAGTAGAAGAAATACATGTAGACAATAAAAAGTACAGCAAGAGTTAAAACTGTTCACTGCATTTAGGAGTGTCCTACTTGAAccgaccatatatatatatactgtatacctgCAGACAAGAAGCTAAGCATGAAATTGGCCTAAACCAGACACAATACATCATGGAATCACAGAGTGTTCTGTGAACCCACCTTTTCCTTCAAGCATAAAAAATAAGTTCTGGAATTTGCCCTCCCTGAACCCCAGTGCCATTGGTGCTGTCTGAAGAACACTGGAATTGCACAGTCACTTTGCCACATTGGACTTCTGTCATTCCTTCTTGCCCAAAATAGCTGAGTTCATTACCATCCAAAATCACACTGGCCGTATAAAAGGTATCTGGTTCGATTTGCACTGGATATTCAAACCACACAGGGAAAGTATTGCTAGATCCATCTGAGAAATACTTGCTTAAGTTTTGCCCAAGGATAACGCCTTGCCGCTTGAGTTCAATCTTAGCACTGTATTCTGCTGATCCGCAGCTGGAACCATAGAGTCCAAAGCCAGCAATGAAAACTCTCTTGTCAACAGCAAACTGGATGCTGTCGCACCGCCCCCTGTAGCGCCATTGGTTGCTGCGGTAGGCACATGACTGGAAGCGATGACAGCGCTGAGGGACCAGGCCTTTGCGGGCATTGCTCACAAACTGCAGCTCTGGTTTCTTGGCAGCTGTGTACCAAAGGAAGATATCGTTTGTTTCGCTGAGAGTCAGAAGACCAGACTGAGCAGCCCCATTGGCGAAGTCATCCAGGGCCATGGTGGGTATGCGAATGAGATAGAGCGCCTTCCCAAGCACTTTGCGCTTATTTTCAATGCTAGGAGGCAGCTCTTGCCGTTGACACTCCATTTCAGCCCAACTGAGGGCAGCTTCAAAAACCACAATCTCTTTGGCGTTCAGGGTCTCCCTTTCGAGAATGCTTTCAAGGGTTTGGAAGTCAATGTCACAGAAGCCTTCCGATTTCAGAGCCAGCTCGGCCTGTGCATCGATTACCTCCCAGCAACGCTCAGTCAGGTCCGGTTCCTCAAATAAGCAGCTCTGGGAAAGCAACACACAAGCGTTTTTTGCACTCAGGCTCGTCTCTAGGAAATTCACACAGGCCCGGGCGAGATGAGGAACAATGTACTTTTTGGCAGCATAAAGAGTTGCCAGAACCGTATCAGCAGCCAGGTCAATTTCATCACAA
This genomic window from Erythrolamprus reginae isolate rEryReg1 chromosome 1, rEryReg1.hap1, whole genome shotgun sequence contains:
- the BTBD3 gene encoding BTB/POZ domain-containing protein 3 isoform X2; translated protein: MAADIFPRKKPANSNTTAAQQYHQQNINNNNIIPAPNWQGLYPTIRERNAVMFNNDLMADVHFVVGPPGGTQRLPGHKYVLAVGSSVFHAMFYGELAEDKDEIRIPDVEPPAFLAMLKYIYCDEIDLAADTVLATLYAAKKYIVPHLARACVNFLETSLSAKNACVLLSQSCLFEEPDLTERCWEVIDAQAELALKSEGFCDIDFQTLESILERETLNAKEIVVFEAALSWAEMECQRQELPPSIENKRKVLGKALYLIRIPTMALDDFANGAAQSGLLTLSETNDIFLWYTAAKKPELQFVSNARKGLVPQRCHRFQSCAYRSNQWRYRGRCDSIQFAVDKRVFIAGFGLYGSSCGSAEYSAKIELKRQGVILGQNLSKYFSDGSSNTFPVWFEYPVQIEPDTFYTASVILDGNELSYFGQEGMTEVQCGKVTVQFQCSSDSTNGTGVQGGQIPELIFYA
- the BTBD3 gene encoding BTB/POZ domain-containing protein 3 isoform X1; the encoded protein is MVDDKGKNMKCLTFFLMLPETVKNRSKKSSKKVNSSSSSSSSSSSSSIGVGSSGSSSSNSKLPPVCYEIITLKTKKKKKMAADIFPRKKPANSNTTAAQQYHQQNINNNNIIPAPNWQGLYPTIRERNAVMFNNDLMADVHFVVGPPGGTQRLPGHKYVLAVGSSVFHAMFYGELAEDKDEIRIPDVEPPAFLAMLKYIYCDEIDLAADTVLATLYAAKKYIVPHLARACVNFLETSLSAKNACVLLSQSCLFEEPDLTERCWEVIDAQAELALKSEGFCDIDFQTLESILERETLNAKEIVVFEAALSWAEMECQRQELPPSIENKRKVLGKALYLIRIPTMALDDFANGAAQSGLLTLSETNDIFLWYTAAKKPELQFVSNARKGLVPQRCHRFQSCAYRSNQWRYRGRCDSIQFAVDKRVFIAGFGLYGSSCGSAEYSAKIELKRQGVILGQNLSKYFSDGSSNTFPVWFEYPVQIEPDTFYTASVILDGNELSYFGQEGMTEVQCGKVTVQFQCSSDSTNGTGVQGGQIPELIFYA